The following are encoded together in the Candidatus Schekmanbacteria bacterium genome:
- a CDS encoding heterodisulfide reductase subunit B: protein MSYSYYPGCSLHSTGAEYDVSIKFVFKKLGIEFEEIKGWNCCGTTPAHCTSKYLSIALPARNLKLVEDSGNSKVAVPCASCFSRLKRARYEISQDKELAQKVNEIIEADFSNTVDVIHPLDIIKNDIGIDRLKEKMEKSLSGIRVACYYGCLMTRPPEVTEFDNCEYPVIMDEILSEMGAEPIDWGYKTDCCGASFSISRISSSLKLMSKIFKDVASRGADCISVACPLCHANLDTRQEDINNAEGTKYSIPVFYFSELLALALGAKKGDLAFRKHIIDPSVILQQYDIG from the coding sequence ATGAGTTATTCATATTATCCGGGTTGTTCGCTTCATTCAACAGGTGCAGAATATGATGTTTCCATAAAATTCGTTTTTAAAAAACTCGGAATTGAATTTGAAGAGATAAAAGGATGGAACTGCTGTGGGACAACTCCTGCGCATTGCACTTCAAAATATCTATCAATAGCTTTGCCCGCGAGAAATTTGAAACTTGTCGAGGATTCTGGCAATAGTAAAGTTGCTGTGCCTTGCGCTTCCTGTTTTTCAAGGCTGAAGAGGGCACGATACGAGATATCGCAGGACAAGGAGTTGGCGCAGAAGGTCAATGAGATTATAGAAGCAGATTTTTCAAACACTGTTGATGTCATTCATCCCCTTGACATTATAAAGAACGATATTGGAATCGATAGGTTGAAAGAAAAGATGGAAAAATCTCTTTCAGGCATAAGAGTTGCCTGTTACTATGGATGTCTTATGACGAGGCCTCCTGAAGTAACTGAGTTTGATAACTGTGAATATCCTGTTATTATGGATGAAATACTTTCAGAAATGGGTGCAGAGCCAATAGATTGGGGGTATAAAACCGATTGCTGTGGAGCAAGTTTTTCCATTTCGAGAATCAGTTCTTCCTTGAAGCTAATGAGTAAAATTTTTAAAGATGTTGCTTCAAGAGGTGCAGACTGCATTTCTGTTGCCTGTCCATTGTGCCATGCAAATTTGGATACGAGACAGGAAGATATCAATAATGCGGAAGGCACAAAATATAGCATTCCTGTCTTCTATTTTTCTGAGCTATTAGCCCTAGCCCTTGGTGCAAAGAAGGGAGACCTTGCATTTAGAAAACATATTATAGACCCATCTGTGATTCTTCAGCAGTATGATATTGGATAA
- a CDS encoding DUF3088 domain-containing protein has protein sequence MARPILFLLKPGFFDGSEGPFFCPDCAMVEGFLAYMPQIGDEVEIRRIDFKKPRKEIVELLGEENQGCPVLILTNDADNVSDEIKRSQTTGRSFIAGALEICRFLGKKFRFAIPHS, from the coding sequence ATGGCAAGACCAATCTTATTCCTTTTAAAACCGGGATTTTTTGATGGCAGTGAAGGTCCCTTTTTTTGTCCTGATTGTGCAATGGTTGAAGGTTTTTTGGCTTATATGCCTCAGATTGGGGATGAAGTTGAAATTAGAAGAATAGATTTTAAGAAACCAAGAAAGGAAATTGTCGAACTTCTTGGAGAAGAAAATCAGGGATGTCCCGTCCTTATTCTTACGAATGATGCAGATAATGTTTCTGATGAAATTAAAAGGAGTCAAACAACAGGGCGAAGCTTTATAGCTGGTGCTCTGGAAATTTGTCGTTTTTTAGGCAAAAAATTCAGATTTGCCATACCTCATTCTTAG